The Pseudomonas protegens genome contains the following window.
ATGATTGCGTCGCTTTTTTGATCCTGTTTGACGTTTTGCGCCCAAAACGCATCGGATCATGGCCGCAAGAGTGGGAAAAATCTTTTCAGCAATAAGCTCGTGAGCGTCTACGCTGGGACGTTCAGCGTATTAGTGGCGAGCTTTATTCCTGAAAGGCATGAAAAAGAATTAAACAATTCTTTTTGGGTTTATGAGTAATTCATTACCCTGCAGGGACCAAATTACGGCGATTAGACCATGGTCGTAGACACAGATCGTTACGATTGACTTATCAGTCACGGTCTGGCGCTAATCGCGCATCTGTGGCACCCGGGCGTTCGATCCGGGGCCAGGAACCACAAGAATTAGAAACGAGAGGAGCGAAACATGAACAAGTCCACCTTGGCCCTGGCTGTGGCCGTAGGGGTTTTGGCGCAGCAGGCAGGCGCCGCCGGTTTCATCGAAGACAGCAAGGCCACCTTGGGGCTGCGTAACTTCTATATCAATACCGATAACCGTGACGGTGATACCAAAGCCGCCAAAGCCCAGAACAAGCAGGAAGAATGGGGCCAAGGCTTCATCTTCAACTTCACCTCTGGCTACACCGAAGGCACCGTAGGTTTCGGTCTGGACGCTATCGGCCTGCTGGGCGTGCGCCTGGATTCCGGTGGCGGCACCAACGGCGCAACCACCACATCTGCTGGCGGCACCATTTTCCCGACTCACTCCTCCAGCGGCAAAAACGCTCAAGCGGTGAACGACTACTCCAGCCTGGGCCTGACCGGCAAGGTCAAGGTTTCCCAGACCGAGCTGAAGATCGGCACCCTGCAGCCAAACAACCCGGTGATCAAGTACAACGACGGTCGTCTGTTGCCACAAACCTTCCAGGGTGGCCAGATCACTTCGAACGAGATCAAGGACCTGACCCTGACCGCAGGTCAGATCGAGCACGCCAAAGGGCGTAACTCGAGCAACAACGAAGGCCTGTCCATCGCCGGTGCCAACGCCAGCTCCAACTACGATGCCGGCAAGTTCAGCAACAAGTTCTACTACGCTGGTGCTGACTACAAGATCACCAAGGATCTGACCGCTTCGTACTACTACGGTGAGCTGAAAGACTTCTACTCGCAGAACTTCCTGGGCCTGGTACACAACTGGTCCATCGGTCCTGGCGTACTGAAAAGCGACCTGCGCTACTACCGCAGCCGCGACAACGGCTCCAACGGCGACACTGCTGCCTACTACACCACCGGCTACTACCCGGACAAAGGCCTGTCGGCAATCACCAAGGGTAAGGTCGACAACAACCTGTACAGCTACCTGGCCCTGTACTCGGTTGAAGGTCACACCTTCGGTGGCGGCTACCAGTACAGCAACGGTGACAGCGACTTCCCTTGGCTGAACCAGGGTGACGGCTCGTCCAACAGCACCATCACCGACATGCAGATCCAGAAGTTCGCCCGTGCCGGCGAGCGTACCTGGCAGGCTCGCTACGCCTATGACTTCGCCAAGGTTGGCGTGCCTGGCCTGACCGCCGGCATCATCTACCTGCGTGGCAACAACATCGACACCGCCGGTAAAGTCGGCGCTGCTCAGAAGCTCACCCTGGGCACCGGTGGCACCGAGTGGGAACGCGACCTGACCCTGTCCTACGTGGTGCCGCAAGGTCCGCTGAAGAACCTGGGTCTGACCTGGAAAAACGCCATGTGGCGTAACGACATTCCGGGCCAGCGCGACCAGGACGAAAACCGTCTGATCGTCAGCTACTCGATCCCGTTGAAGTAATAGCGGGTTGAAAGCCTCGCCCGGCGCAACGCCGGGCGAGGTATTGCTTCAAGTCAGGCCCACCCCCGTGAGCCCTTCCTGAATTCCCCTCTTTTTACAGCGACTCAAGGCCTTCTCGAACCTTGTTGAGAAGGGTGGTCTTCGCCTGCGCGCGCGTCCAGTGAAGAGATTTTTAATATTCTTTCCAGTTCTTAATAAATCGATATTTATTCTTTTTAAATAAACTCTGGCGCAGGCAGAGTAGCTCCATCACGCACTCACAGGAGCAGCAGCCATGAGCCTCAGACTGGGCGATATCGCCCCCGACTTCGAACAGGATTCCAGTGCCGGAAAGATTCGTTTCCACGAGTGGCTGGGCGACAGCTGGGGCGTGCTGTTTTCTCATCCGGCGGACTTCACCCCGGTGTGCACCACCGAGCTGGGCTTTACCGCCAAGCTCAAGGACGAATTCGCCCAGCGCGGGGTGAAAGCCATTGCCCTGTCGGTGGACCCGGTGGACTCCCATCACAAGTGGATCGAGGACATCAACGAAACCCAGAACACCCGGGTCAACTTCCCGATCCTGGCGGACGCTGATCGCAAGGTGTCGGACCTCTATGACCTGATCCATCCCAACGCCAGCGATACCCTGACCGTGCGTTCGCTGTTCATCATCGACCCGAACAAGAAGATTCGCCTGACCATCACCTATCCGGCCAGCACCGGGCGCAACTTCCATGAAATTCTGCGGGTGATCGATTCGCTGCAACTGACCGACAACTACAAGGTGGCCACGCCGGCCAACTGGCAGGACGGTGATGAAGTGGTGATCGTGCCGTCGCTCAAGGACGAGGACGAGATCAAGCGACGTTTTCCCAAAGGCTATCGCGCAGTGAAGCCCTACCTGCGCCTGACTCCACAACCCAATCGCTGACCCACTCACCGCTGTAGGAGCCGGCTTGCCGGCGAAGGCGGCGGTGAGGCCGATGCAAGTGTCGCGGACCCTTTCGCGGGCAAGCCCGCTCCTGCGCAGAATGCAGGAGTCACAGAACCACAAAGCAGGGGTTTTCAGGCCGTTTCGACGGCCTATTTTTTTGCCTGGAAATCATCCTTTCTTATATTCATTTAAAGAATAAACAAATGAAAAAATAAGATTTATGGATATATAAATAGGCTGTTAAGGTCTGTGCAGTCCGGCGAGATCGCATCCCGCGAATCGCTTATCTTGTTCAAGGAATCCCCCGAATGCTGGTGGTCTCTCTCGGTGGCAGTCCCAGTCAGCGATCCCGTTCCGGGGTGCTGCTGGAGTTGGCCAAGCGCTGGTTACAGCAGCACGGCGTGGAAGTGGTCAGCTACCAGGTGCGGGACTTCCCGGCCGAGGATCTGCTCCACGCCCGCTTCGACAGTCCCAAGGTCATTGACCTGCTGCAACAGATCGAACAGGCCGACGGCTTGCTGATCGCCACGCCGGTGTACAAGGCGTCTTTTTCCGGGGCCCTGAAAACCCTGCTCGACCTGCTGCCGGAGCGTGCCCTGAGCCACAAGGTGGTATTGCCCATGGCCACCGGCGGCAGCATCGCCCGCATGCTGGCGGTGGATTACGCGCTGAAGCCGGTGCTTTCGGCGCTCAAGGCCCAGGAGATGCTCCAGGGCATCTTTGCCGAGGACAGCCAGATCGCCTACGGCGAAGGCAGTGTCCAGCCGCAGCTGGCCGAGGCTCTGGAGCTGCGTTTGAAAGAGGCTCTGGAGCAGTTTCACAGCGCCATGGCCCGTCGCCCCAAGCCGCTGGACCCGCATCTGTTGAATGAACGCCTGTTGAGTGCTCGCTGGAGCATTTGAGCCACACCCCTGATTTGAACTACTGACCTTACTCGCCCGCCAACGGGCAAGCAGGTGCAGCCACAACCCCCACAGCAAAAAGGAGAGCGCCATGCGCCCTGTCATTTTGCGTCGCGGTCTGGTCGCTCTGTTTGCTGCGGCTGTGTCCTTCGGCGCCATCGTTCAAGCTCAAGCCGACACCCTGCGTATCGGTTATCAGAAGTACGGCACCCTGGTGCTGCTCAAGGCCAAGGGCACCCTGGAAAAGCGCCTGGCGCAGCAAGGCGTGGACGTGAAGTGGACCGAGTTCCCGGGTGGTCCGCAGTTGCTGGAAGGGCTGAACGTCGGTTCCATCGACTTCGGCGTGACCGGCGAAACCCCGCCGGTGTTCGCCCAGGCCGCCGGTGCCGATCTGCTCTACGTGGCCTACGAACCACCGGCGCCCCATAGCGAGGCGATCCTGGTGCCCAAGGACTCGCCGATCAAGTCGGTGCAGGACCTCAAGGGCAAGAAAGTGGTGCTGAACAAGGGCTCCAACGTTCATTACCTGCTGGTCCGCGCCCTGGAAGACGCCGGCCTCAAGTACAGCGACATCCAGACCGTGTTCCTGCCCCCGGCCGATGCCCGCGCCGCGTTCGAGCGTGGCAGCGTCGACGCCTGGGTCATCTGGGATCCATACCAGGCGGCGGCCGAGCAGCAACTGCAGGCGCGCACGCTGCGTGACGGCAGCGGCATCGTCGACAACCACCAGTTCTACCTGGCGACCAAACCCTACGCACAGCAGCACCCCGAGGTGATCAAGGCCCTGGTGGAAGAAGTGCGGGCGGTGGGCGAGTGGTCCAAGGCCAATCCGCAGGAGGTCACCGAGCAGGTGGCGCCACTGCTCGGCCTGTCCACGGATATCACCCTGACCTCGGTGAAGCGCCAGGGCTACGGCGCGGGCTTCCTGACTCCGGAGGTGATCGGGGCGCAGCAGAAAATCGCCGACAGCTTCTATCAGCTCAAGCTGATTCCCAAGCCGCTGAGCATCAAAGACGTGATCTGGACGCCCACTGCCGCCGTGGCCAAAGCGCCGTAATTCGACCCCTTAGGAGACAACTCCATGAGCCTCAACATCTTCTGGTTCCTGCCCACTCACGGCGACGGCCATTACCTTGGCACCGCCGAAGGCGCTCGCGCCGTGGATCATGCATACCTGCAGCAGATCGCCCAGGCCGCCGACCGCCTGGGGTTTGGCGGCGTGCTGATCCCCACCGGACGCTCCTGCGAGGATTCCTGGCTGGTGGCGGCCTCGCTGATTCCGGTGACCCAGCGCCTGAAGTTTCTGGTCGCCCTGCGCCCCGGGATCATTTCCCCGACGGTGGCGGCGCGTCAGGCGGCAACCCTGGATCGGCTGTCCGGCGGCCGGGCGCTGTTCAACCTGGTGACCGGGGGCGATCCCGACGAGTTGGCCGGCGATGGTCTGTTTCTCGACCATGAACAGCGTTACCAGGCCTCGGTGGAGTTCACCCGTATCTGGCGCCGGGTGCTGGAAGGCGAAACCGTGGACTATGACGGCCAGCACATCAGCGTGAAGGGCGCCAAGCTGCTCTATCCGCCGTTGCAGCAACCGCGCCCGCCGCTGTATTTCGGCGGCTCTTCGGAAGCTGCCCAGGACCTGGCCGCCGAGCAGGTGGACATGGTTCTGACCTGGGGCGAGCCGCCGGCCGCCGTGGCCGAGAAGATCCGGCAGGTGCGCGACAAGGCTGCCAAGCTCGGACGCAGCGTGCGCTTCGGCATCCGCCTGCACGTGATTGTGCGGGAAACCAACGCCGAAGCCTGGCAGGCCGCCGAACGCCTGATTTCCCATCTGGACGACGACACCATCGCCCGGGCCCAGGCATCCCTGGCATGCTTCGACTCGGTGGGCCAGCAACGCATGGCGGCTTTGCATGGCGGTCGTCGCGACAAGCTGGAAGTCAGCCCCAACCTGTGGGCCGGCGTCGGTCTGGTGCGTGGCGGGGCCGGCACCGCCCTGGTGGGCGACGGCCCGACCGTGGCGGCGCGGATGAAAGAGTATGCGGACCTGGGCATCGACACCTTCATCTTCTCCGGTTATCCACACCTGGAAGAGTCCTATCGCGTGGCCGAGCTGCTGTTCCCGCATCTGGATATCGAACGGCCCAAGCTGCCTGAAGCCGCCGGTTACGTCAGTCCGTTCGGAGAGATGGTGGCCAATGACATCATTCCCAAAGCTGCGTCCCAGAGCTGAGGTGCGGCCATGAATGGACAACGCATAGTGCAGCGTCTGGCGCCCTGGGGCCTGCCCTTGCTGCTGCTCGCGGTGTGGCAGCTGTCGGTGTCGGCGGGCTGGCTGTCGACCCGCATCCTGCCGGCCCCCAGCGCGGTGATCGAAGCCGGGATCAGTCTGGTCCGCAGCGGCGATATCTGGACTCACCTGGCCATCAGTGGCTGGCGCGCGGGGCTCGGATTTGTCATCGGCGGCGGTATCGGCCTGTCGCTGGGCTTCATCACCGGCCTGTCGAAGTGGGGCGAGCGGCTGCTGGACAGTTCGGTGCAGATGATCCGCAACGTGCCGCATCTGGCGCTGATCCCCCTGGTGATCCTGTGGTTCGGCATCGATGAGTCGGCGAAGATTTTCCTGGTGGCCCTGGGCACGCTGTTCCCGATCTACCTCAACACTTACCACGGCATCCGCAACGTCGATCCGGCGCTGGTGGAGATGGCGCGCAGTTATGGCCTGTCCGGCTTTGCCCTGTTTCGCCAGGTGATCCTGCCGGGGGCCTTGCCCTCGATCCTGGTGGGCGTGCGCTTTGCCCTGGGCTTCATGTGGCTGACCCTGATCGTCGCCGAAACCATCTCCGCCAGCTCCGGCATCGGCTATCTGGCGATGAACGCCCGGGAGTTCCTGCAGACCGATGTGGTGGTGCTGGCCATTGTCATGTATGCGGTGCTCGGCAAGCTGGCGGATCTGGCCGCGCGTGGCCTGGAGCGGGTCTGGCTGCGCTGGCATCCGGCCTACCAAGTGACCAAGGGCGGTGCCCAATGACGGCTCAACAACCTCCACGGCTGCTGCGGGGCATTCCCCTGGCCGTGCGCAAACTGCAAAAGACTTTCGGCTCGCGCCAGGTGCTGCGGGAAATCGACCTGCACATTCCCGCCGGCCAGTTCGTCGCGGTGGTGGGGCGCAGCGGTTGCGGCAAGAGCACCTTGCTGCGCCTGCTGGCCGGACTCGACCAGCCTTCGGCCGGGGAGTTGCTGGCGGGCTCCGCGCCCTTGAGCGCGGCCATCGAAGACACCCGGCTGATGTTCCAGGAAGCGCGTTTGCTGCCCTGGAAGAAAGTCATCGACAACGTCGGGCTCGGTCTGGCGGGCAACTGGCGGCCCCAGGCCCTGGAAGCCCTTGAGGCGGTGGGCCTGGCCGATCGCGCCAATGAGTGGCCGGCGGCGCTGTCCGGTGGCCAGAAGCAGCGTGTGGCGCTGGCCCGGGCCCTGATCCATCAACCGCGGCTGTTGCTGCTGGACGAACCGCTGGGGGCGCTGGATGCCCTGACCCGGATCGAGATGCAGCAGTTGATCGAACGCCTGTGGCAGCAGCACGGTTTTACCGTGTTGCTGGTGACCCATGATGTCAGCGAGGCGGTGGCGATTGCCGATCGGGTGATCCTGATCGAGGACGGCGAGGTGGGGCTGGACCTGCACGTCGAGCTGCCGCGTCCGCGGGTGCGGGGTTCCCATCGCCTGGCGGCCCTGGAAACCCAAGTCCTCAACCGTGTGCTGTCACTGCCCGGCTCGCCGCCGGAACCGGAACCCGTTTCACCCTTGCCCACGCAGTTGCGTTGGGCGCTTTAGAGCAGCGGCAAGTTTTCAGCTGCAAGCGGCAAGCCAGAGCGTCGCGCTTTTGCTTGCCGTTGAGCGCTTGAAGCTTGCAGCTCTGTTTTTCGACCCTAGGAGAAATACCATGACCATCAAAGCCATCAACGTACGCAACCAGTTCAAGGGCACCATCAAGGAAATCGTCGAAGGCGACGTGCTCTCGGAAATCGACGTGCAGACCGCGTCCGGGATTGTCACTTCGGTGATCACCACCCGTTCGGTCAAGGAACTGGAACTGTCCATCGGCAGCGAAGTGATTGCCTTTGTGAAGTCCACCGAGGTGTCGATCGCCAAGCTGTGAGCGATGCCAGAGATCAGCCCCGAAGGGTGCGAGCCCTTCGGGGCTTTTTCATGGGCGCTGTAAATACCGGTCAGATTTGATACTTTCCCTGCTTTCGGCAAGACCTGAACAGTAAACATGACAACAGAGCAGGGTCCAAACGCAGGGTATCTGGAGTTCGATCGCGACCACTGGTCGGCGTTGCGGGCCGGAGAACCCATGAACCTGTCGCCGTCCGAGATGGACTCGCTGACCAGTCCGACCCAGCCCATGGCGTCCGAAGAGGTGCGGCAGATCCTGCTGCCGCTGTCGCGCCTGCTGCATTTGCATGCGGCCCAGGTGCAGTCGCTCAAGGTGCCCCAGGCCGGCTTCAAGGCCC
Protein-coding sequences here:
- a CDS encoding OprD family porin — encoded protein: MNKSTLALAVAVGVLAQQAGAAGFIEDSKATLGLRNFYINTDNRDGDTKAAKAQNKQEEWGQGFIFNFTSGYTEGTVGFGLDAIGLLGVRLDSGGGTNGATTTSAGGTIFPTHSSSGKNAQAVNDYSSLGLTGKVKVSQTELKIGTLQPNNPVIKYNDGRLLPQTFQGGQITSNEIKDLTLTAGQIEHAKGRNSSNNEGLSIAGANASSNYDAGKFSNKFYYAGADYKITKDLTASYYYGELKDFYSQNFLGLVHNWSIGPGVLKSDLRYYRSRDNGSNGDTAAYYTTGYYPDKGLSAITKGKVDNNLYSYLALYSVEGHTFGGGYQYSNGDSDFPWLNQGDGSSNSTITDMQIQKFARAGERTWQARYAYDFAKVGVPGLTAGIIYLRGNNIDTAGKVGAAQKLTLGTGGTEWERDLTLSYVVPQGPLKNLGLTWKNAMWRNDIPGQRDQDENRLIVSYSIPLK
- a CDS encoding peroxiredoxin; translation: MSLRLGDIAPDFEQDSSAGKIRFHEWLGDSWGVLFSHPADFTPVCTTELGFTAKLKDEFAQRGVKAIALSVDPVDSHHKWIEDINETQNTRVNFPILADADRKVSDLYDLIHPNASDTLTVRSLFIIDPNKKIRLTITYPASTGRNFHEILRVIDSLQLTDNYKVATPANWQDGDEVVIVPSLKDEDEIKRRFPKGYRAVKPYLRLTPQPNR
- the ssuE gene encoding NADPH-dependent FMN reductase — translated: MLVVSLGGSPSQRSRSGVLLELAKRWLQQHGVEVVSYQVRDFPAEDLLHARFDSPKVIDLLQQIEQADGLLIATPVYKASFSGALKTLLDLLPERALSHKVVLPMATGGSIARMLAVDYALKPVLSALKAQEMLQGIFAEDSQIAYGEGSVQPQLAEALELRLKEALEQFHSAMARRPKPLDPHLLNERLLSARWSI
- a CDS encoding sulfonate ABC transporter substrate-binding protein; translated protein: MRPVILRRGLVALFAAAVSFGAIVQAQADTLRIGYQKYGTLVLLKAKGTLEKRLAQQGVDVKWTEFPGGPQLLEGLNVGSIDFGVTGETPPVFAQAAGADLLYVAYEPPAPHSEAILVPKDSPIKSVQDLKGKKVVLNKGSNVHYLLVRALEDAGLKYSDIQTVFLPPADARAAFERGSVDAWVIWDPYQAAAEQQLQARTLRDGSGIVDNHQFYLATKPYAQQHPEVIKALVEEVRAVGEWSKANPQEVTEQVAPLLGLSTDITLTSVKRQGYGAGFLTPEVIGAQQKIADSFYQLKLIPKPLSIKDVIWTPTAAVAKAP
- the ssuD gene encoding FMNH2-dependent alkanesulfonate monooxygenase; translated protein: MSLNIFWFLPTHGDGHYLGTAEGARAVDHAYLQQIAQAADRLGFGGVLIPTGRSCEDSWLVAASLIPVTQRLKFLVALRPGIISPTVAARQAATLDRLSGGRALFNLVTGGDPDELAGDGLFLDHEQRYQASVEFTRIWRRVLEGETVDYDGQHISVKGAKLLYPPLQQPRPPLYFGGSSEAAQDLAAEQVDMVLTWGEPPAAVAEKIRQVRDKAAKLGRSVRFGIRLHVIVRETNAEAWQAAERLISHLDDDTIARAQASLACFDSVGQQRMAALHGGRRDKLEVSPNLWAGVGLVRGGAGTALVGDGPTVAARMKEYADLGIDTFIFSGYPHLEESYRVAELLFPHLDIERPKLPEAAGYVSPFGEMVANDIIPKAASQS
- the ssuC gene encoding aliphatic sulfonate ABC transporter permease SsuC, encoding MNGQRIVQRLAPWGLPLLLLAVWQLSVSAGWLSTRILPAPSAVIEAGISLVRSGDIWTHLAISGWRAGLGFVIGGGIGLSLGFITGLSKWGERLLDSSVQMIRNVPHLALIPLVILWFGIDESAKIFLVALGTLFPIYLNTYHGIRNVDPALVEMARSYGLSGFALFRQVILPGALPSILVGVRFALGFMWLTLIVAETISASSGIGYLAMNAREFLQTDVVVLAIVMYAVLGKLADLAARGLERVWLRWHPAYQVTKGGAQ
- the ssuB gene encoding aliphatic sulfonates ABC transporter ATP-binding protein, which gives rise to MTAQQPPRLLRGIPLAVRKLQKTFGSRQVLREIDLHIPAGQFVAVVGRSGCGKSTLLRLLAGLDQPSAGELLAGSAPLSAAIEDTRLMFQEARLLPWKKVIDNVGLGLAGNWRPQALEALEAVGLADRANEWPAALSGGQKQRVALARALIHQPRLLLLDEPLGALDALTRIEMQQLIERLWQQHGFTVLLVTHDVSEAVAIADRVILIEDGEVGLDLHVELPRPRVRGSHRLAALETQVLNRVLSLPGSPPEPEPVSPLPTQLRWAL
- a CDS encoding molybdopterin-binding protein, whose amino-acid sequence is MTIKAINVRNQFKGTIKEIVEGDVLSEIDVQTASGIVTSVITTRSVKELELSIGSEVIAFVKSTEVSIAKL